One part of the Arabidopsis thaliana chromosome 1 sequence genome encodes these proteins:
- a CDS encoding Bifunctional inhibitor/lipid-transfer protein/seed storage 2S albumin superfamily protein (Bifunctional inhibitor/lipid-transfer protein/seed storage 2S albumin superfamily protein; FUNCTIONS IN: lipid binding; INVOLVED IN: lipid transport; LOCATED IN: endomembrane system; EXPRESSED IN: shoot, cotyledon, leaf whorl, leaf; EXPRESSED DURING: LP.04 four leaves visible, LP.02 two leaves visible; CONTAINS InterPro DOMAIN/s: Bifunctional inhibitor/plant lipid transfer protein/seed storage (InterPro:IPR016140), Plant lipid transfer protein/seed storage/trypsin-alpha amylase inhibitor (InterPro:IPR003612), Plant lipid transfer protein/hydrophobic protein, helical domain (InterPro:IPR013770); BEST Arabidopsis thaliana protein match is: Bifunctional inhibitor/lipid-transfer protein/seed storage 2S albumin superfamily protein (TAIR:AT4G12490.1); Has 25891 Blast hits to 3864 proteins in 588 species: Archae - 46; Bacteria - 7812; Metazoa - 1674; Fungi - 617; Plants - 4225; Viruses - 1248; Other Eukaryotes - 10269 (source: NCBI BLink).), with protein MASRTTKSLALFLILNFLFFTTISACGNCGCPSPKPKHKPSPSPKPKPNPKPKPTPHPSPSPAIAKCPRDALKLGVCANVLNGLLNVTLGKPPVEPCCTLIQGLADLEAAACLCTALKANILGINLNIPLSLSLLLNVCSKKVPRGFQC; from the coding sequence ATGGCTTCAAGAACCACAAAATCTTTAGCTCTTTTCTTGATCCtcaacttccttttcttcaCAACAATATCCGCCTGCGGTAACTGCGGTTGCCCTTCTCCCAAGCCAAAACATAAACCTAGCCCCTCTCCCAAGCCAAAacctaaccctaaacccaagCCAACACCACACCCTAGTCCTAGCCCGGCAATAGCCAAATGCCCTAGAGACGCCCTTAAGCTAGGAGTTTGCGCCAACGTACTCAACGGCCTACTAAACGTAACCCTTGGCAAGCCACCGGTCGAGCCATGTTGCACCCTCATCCAAGGACTCGCTGATCTTGAGGCTGCAGCTTGTCTTTGCACTGCGCTCAAGGCTAACATCCTCGGTATCAACCTGAATATCCCACTCTCTCTCAGTCTTCTTCTCAATGTTTGCAGCAAAAAAGTTCCTCGTGGCTTCCAATGCTAA